The Corythoichthys intestinalis isolate RoL2023-P3 chromosome 1, ASM3026506v1, whole genome shotgun sequence genome has a segment encoding these proteins:
- the hp gene encoding LOW QUALITY PROTEIN: haptoglobin (The sequence of the model RefSeq protein was modified relative to this genomic sequence to represent the inferred CDS: inserted 1 base in 1 codon), with product MLGFSSPVTLRRTTSESATLCSRWTISGTLAPHVQWQVMVYLSDSLLDGGFAGGALISNLWVLTTGRNLFVKNSRQDIRGKNLIMPKVHLGISHKEEAPKSSYITVVQVIVHPGFQNQSDWDSDLALIQLKEPVVISRMVTPIPLPRSDQSVCATQGATGVMTGWGYGYHFTTAASLKHLLLLLAPHTDCKAEYENTDYTPTLDENMLCTGPTNXGENVCMGDAGGALAIKDPQSGDVFDKHISYDKSYMSTHIVVTRSWRRWRGLKESFRNGETIIAIAVVREIVTIESHFANYKLRMGTCVILLSQGKKGL from the exons ATGTTAGGCTTCAGCTCACCTGTGACCCTAAGGAGGACAA CTTCTGAATCAGCGACCCTGTGTTCTAGATGGACGATTAGTGGAACGCTGGCCCCTCATGTCCAGTGGCAAGTCATGGTCTACCTGAGTGACAGTTTGTTAGATGGAGGCTTTGCTGGCGGCGCACTCATATCCAACCTTTGGGTTTTGACAACTGGAAGGAATCTGTTTGTCAAAAACAGTCGGCAGGACATTCGTGGAAAAAATCTCATCATGCCTAAAGTGCATCTTGGAATTTCACATAAAGAGGAAGCTCCAAAGAG CTCATATATTACTGTTGTGCAGGTTATTGTCCACCCAGGTTTCCAAAACCAATCTGACTGGGACAGCGATTTAGCATTGATCCAACTGAAGGAACCTGTAGTTATTAGCCGGATGGTGACCCCCATCCCTCTGCCAAGGAGTGACCAGAGCGTGTGTGCCACCCAAGGTGCTACAGGGGTCATGACGGGATGGGGCTATGGTTACCACTTCACAACAGCCGCCTCACTAAAGCACCTGCTGCTTCTTCTGGCACCTCATACCGATTGCAAAGCAGAATATGAAAATACAGACTACACGCCGACTTTGGATGAAAACATGTTGTGTACTGGGCCAACCA ATGGAGAAAACGTGTGTATGGGTGACGCAGGAGGTGCTCTTGCTATCAAAGATCCTCAAAGTGGAGATGTGTTTGATAAACACATCTCTTATGATAAATCGT ACATGTCGACGCATATTGTCGTCACCCGGAGTTGGAGGCGTTGGCGGGGTCTGAAAGAAAGTTTCCGGAATGGAGAAACCATCATTGCCATCGCCGTCGTCAGGGAGATCGTCACCATTGAGAGCCACTTCGCAAACTACAAACTCCGTATGGGCACCTGTGTCATACTCCTCTCCCAGGGCAAAAAGGGGTTATAA